In Desulfovibrio desulfuricans DSM 642, the sequence CTGTGACAAATAACTTTGAAAGCGCCTCGGTGCTGTTGATGCGCTCAATGGCCGGGCCAGACAAAACACCGTGGGTGGCGCAGGCCACAATCTTGGTAGCGCCGTTTTTGAGCAGCACGTCAGCACCAGCGCACAGCGTGCCAGCGGTGTCGATCATGTCGTCCACCACAATGGCAATACGGCCTTTCACCTCGCCGATAACATGCATGGCCTGTGCCTGATTGGGCTTGTCGCGGCGTTTGTCCACAATGGCCAGCGGCGCGTTGAGCCTTTTGGCATAGGCGCGGGCGCGCTCAACACCGCCAGCATCGGGCGACACGATCACGATGTTGTCATCGTGCAGCCGCCGCAGCGCTTCAAGCATGACAGGCACGGCAAACAGGTTGTCCACCGGGCAGTCAAAGTAACCCTGAATCTGTCCCGCGTGAAGGTCAATGGTGACCACGCGTTCCGCACCGGCAACGCTGATAAAATCGGCCACCATTTTGGCGCTGATGGGCGCACGGGGGCTGACCTTGCGATCCTGGCGCGCATAGCCGTAGTAAGGGATAACGGCGGTAATTCTGCCTGCGCTGGCCCTTTTGAGGGCATCAAGCATAAGGCAGAGCTGCACCAGATTGCGGTTGACGGTCGGGGGGCAGGTGGGCTGCACCACAAAAACGTCATCACCGCGAACATTGTCGCCTATTTCGATCCGCAACTCGCCGTCGCTGAACGTGGTAGCCAGCGTGGGCGTGAGTTGACACCCCAGATGGTTGCAGATGGCCTTGGCCAAATCCGGATTGGAGGACCCGGTGACGATCTTAAGATCGCTGTACATGAACCGCCCTGCCTTGCGCGCCAAAGAGCACTTACGGTTATACATTCTTGCTGCCGTCGCCGGAAGAAAGGCGGCGCTTTATTGCCAGGCCGCCGACAAATCGACGGAAGGCGCGGTCAGACGCCCCAGACGCGATACAGCAGCGTGTGGCTGGGATGGAAGGGTTCGAACCTTCGAATGACGGAG encodes:
- a CDS encoding ribose-phosphate diphosphokinase, producing MYSDLKIVTGSSNPDLAKAICNHLGCQLTPTLATTFSDGELRIEIGDNVRGDDVFVVQPTCPPTVNRNLVQLCLMLDALKRASAGRITAVIPYYGYARQDRKVSPRAPISAKMVADFISVAGAERVVTIDLHAGQIQGYFDCPVDNLFAVPVMLEALRRLHDDNIVIVSPDAGGVERARAYAKRLNAPLAIVDKRRDKPNQAQAMHVIGEVKGRIAIVVDDMIDTAGTLCAGADVLLKNGATKIVACATHGVLSGPAIERINSTEALSKLFVTDTIPMGDKLERCPKLEVVSVAALLGKTIHNIHTGSSVSVLFV